TCCGGCGCGATATTATTCAGGGCCTGAAACTGGAGGAAAAGCGCTTCGGCTTCGAGCCCGAAGTCACGGCCAAAGTGGCGCGGGTGCCAGGCGTGCGCCTCTACGAAGTGGGCATCAGCTACTACGGCCGCACCTACGCCGAGGGCAAGAAAATCGGCTGGCGCGACGGCTTCCGGGCCATCTACTGCATCCTCAAATATGGCCTGCTGGGCGCGTAAGGCAGGTTTTGGCTTGTCGTAAGGAATGCGTGGCAAGCTTCGGCTTGCCGTTTTAGCCTGAGTTGCTACCCCTCCCCCAGCACAAGCCGTTCGAGCCGACCGCTAAAAGCCTCTAAAAATGCTTACTAATGAGCAAACTACCCCCACCCGCCGCACGTGGTGGGGCTGGCTGGCACTGGCCGCCGGGCTGCTGGGCGCTGGGCTGCGCCTGTGGCAGTGGCAGCGGGGCACCAGCTTTTTTTTGGATGAGCTGGCCGTGCTGCATAACCTGGCCAGCCGCCCGGCCGCCCAGCTCCTTGGCCAGCCCCTGGCCGATGCGCAGGTAGCCCCGCCCCTGTTTTTACTGGCCGAAAAAGCCTGCCTGACGCTGCTGGGCCGCTCGGAGCTGGCCCTGCGGCTGCCCGCGCTGCTGGCGGCCCTGGTGGCGCTGCCGCTGCTGTGGGCGGTGGCGCGGCGGATGCTGGCCGCGCCGCTGGTGCCGCTGGCGCTGCTCACGTTCGCGGTCGGCTTCACCTTTATTTATTACGGCACGCAGGTGAAGCAATACGCCGGCGACGTGGCCGCCGCCTTGCTGGTGCAGTGGCTGGCGCTGCGGCTGCGCGAGGCGCGGCCCCCTACCTCCCGCTTTGGGGTGGGCGCGGCGCTGGCGGGGCTGGTTGTGCCGTTTTACTCGCAGGCCGCGGTGCTGGTGCTGGCGGGCTGCGGCGCGGCGCTGGTGCTGCTGGCGGCGCTCGATGCGGGCCGGCCCCGGCTGCGGGCCACGGCGGGGGTAGTGGCCGGCTGGGCCGTGGGCTGCGGCCTGAGCCTGCTGCTGGGCGAGGCCACGCTCACGCCCCCGACCCGCGCCTTCATGCACTTTTTCTGGCACGATGGCCTGCTGCAGCTTTCGCCCCGCCTACCCCTAGTTTTTGCCGGCGAGCTGGCCGAGCGCTGGGCCAACGGCCTGGGCTGGCCCCACCCGGCGGGTATCTGGGTAGCGCTCACGCTGTTCGGGGCCGGGTGCCTGTGGTGGCGGCAGCGCGAGGCGGCCCTGCTGCTGCTGGCCCCGTGGCTGGTGGCACTGCTAGCTTCGGTACTGCAGCAATTCCCGCTGCGCGCCCGGCTCATGGATTTTCTGGTGCCCAGCCTGATTCTGTTTCTCTTCGCGGGCTGGCAAGCGCTGGCCGGGTGGGTGGCCCGCCGGAGCCGGCCGCTGGGCCGGGGCCTGCTGGCGCTCGGGGTGGTGCCCATCCTCGCCAGCCTCGGGCACCACGACCTGCCACCCTACTGTGCCGAGGATACCAAGGGCTTGTACGCGCAGCTGGCGCGCGCGCGCCGGCCCGGCGAGGCCATGTATGCCTACTACGGGGCCGGGCAGTCGCTACGCTGGTACGGGCCGCAGCTGGGCCTGGGGCCGGCCACCTACCGCCTGGGCCACTGCTACCGCCAGCAGCCCGATGCCGCGCGCCAGTACCTGCGGGAAGTAGATGCCTTCCGGGGCCGCCGGATGTGGGTAGTGCTGGTGCATTTCAATCCCCCCGACGCCCAGGCCCTGACCCGGTACCTGGACAGCATCGGGCGGCGCGGGCCCCGGCTGCTGGCCCGTAGCCAGGGGCCGCCCGTTATTCTGGACTATCCCGTGGCCTACGCCCAGCTCTACGACCTCACCGATGCCCGCCGGGCGGCCCGTTTCGCAGCGGCCACGTTTCCGCTGCCCCCTACCCCCCCTACCCAAGCCGATGAGGCGTGCTGGAGCTGCTACGGGCCGCAGGTGCTGCCGGCCAGCCAGCTTCCAGGCGCTACGCTTTGCCCATAAACAGTGCTGTTCCGGCCGGACGGCGTGGCCCCGCTACCGCTTCACAACCAGGTATAATTGCCGCAGGGCGGCCACTGTGCCCAGGCCCAGCAGCGCGCCGACTATACCCCAGCCAATATCGTCGAGGTCGAACGAGCGGCTGGCCAGGAAAAGCTGGCCTACCTCGGCCAGCACCACCAGCCCGGCCAGCCCGGCGAAGGCCATCAGCCAGTGCCGCCACGGCCGGTTTTGGAGCGCCAGCCAGCCGCCCATCAGCCAACCCAGCCCCACCAGCGGCACCGCCGTGCGAATAGTATCGTTGCGGTTTTCGTCGGCCCAGTGGGCCACGCCGCTCGGAATAAACCATACGAGGCCCATTTTGGGCATCGGCAGCCAGCTCAGGTACAGCACGAGGCCCGCCCCCAGCAGCAGCAGGCCGTAGAAAAAAAGGTTTTTTAGCATTGGCTACCCCTTACGTAAAGGTTGGGCGCGGGGTAGTTAATTTTCTCCGCAAATATACCGGCCCAGTCTGCTAGCGGGGGTCGAGCTGCGCGATGTCGGTAATGGGAGCCATCGTGTTGAAGCTAATAGAAAGAAACTAAGCGCCTAATTCATCCGCTACCCCCCTATCATTGCCCAACCGCGGCACCTTGTTCTGGCCACCCAGCCGGCCCACGCTTTTCATGTAGCGCTGAAACGCGCCGGCCGGCAGCGGCGTAAGCCGCAGCGAAGCCAGGATGCTACCCTGGCGCAGGTCGTCGTAATAGGTATTGCGCTGGCGCAAAGCCGCATCCAGGGCGGCGGCGAAGGCCGGGGCATTAGTAGGAGGGTAGGCAAATTCGATGAGCCACTCGTGGCGCGAGGGCTGCATTTTATCTGCGCTGATGAGCGGGGCTACGGTGAATTCGGTGACCTCCGTTTCGGGGTGCTGGCGCAC
The genomic region above belongs to Hymenobacter psoromatis and contains:
- a CDS encoding glycosyltransferase family 39 protein, with the translated sequence MLTNEQTTPTRRTWWGWLALAAGLLGAGLRLWQWQRGTSFFLDELAVLHNLASRPAAQLLGQPLADAQVAPPLFLLAEKACLTLLGRSELALRLPALLAALVALPLLWAVARRMLAAPLVPLALLTFAVGFTFIYYGTQVKQYAGDVAAALLVQWLALRLREARPPTSRFGVGAALAGLVVPFYSQAAVLVLAGCGAALVLLAALDAGRPRLRATAGVVAGWAVGCGLSLLLGEATLTPPTRAFMHFFWHDGLLQLSPRLPLVFAGELAERWANGLGWPHPAGIWVALTLFGAGCLWWRQREAALLLLAPWLVALLASVLQQFPLRARLMDFLVPSLILFLFAGWQALAGWVARRSRPLGRGLLALGVVPILASLGHHDLPPYCAEDTKGLYAQLARARRPGEAMYAYYGAGQSLRWYGPQLGLGPATYRLGHCYRQQPDAARQYLREVDAFRGRRMWVVLVHFNPPDAQALTRYLDSIGRRGPRLLARSQGPPVILDYPVAYAQLYDLTDARRAARFAAATFPLPPTPPTQADEACWSCYGPQVLPASQLPGATLCP
- a CDS encoding VanZ family protein codes for the protein MLKNLFFYGLLLLGAGLVLYLSWLPMPKMGLVWFIPSGVAHWADENRNDTIRTAVPLVGLGWLMGGWLALQNRPWRHWLMAFAGLAGLVVLAEVGQLFLASRSFDLDDIGWGIVGALLGLGTVAALRQLYLVVKR